In Deferribacteraceae bacterium V6Fe1, one genomic interval encodes:
- the dapB gene encoding 4-hydroxy-tetrahydrodipicolinate reductase, which produces MVNIGVIGAAGRMGRRIIALSSEDANANVTAAYEYSESEFLGQDSGTLAGIGETGIKIESDIENAKNKCDVLIDFTGAKPTMSNLEKYRVANIPLVIGSTGFEPNEIERIKELGKQIPVVFAPNMSLGVNLTFKILEMVSKAIGDIYDIEIIESHHRLKKDAPSGTAMKMAEVIANTLKRDLDKDAVYCRRGLIGERTDKEIGIQTIRAGDIVGEHTVMFCGQGERIEITHKAHTRDTFAKGAITAAKWLKGKSPALYSMFDVLGL; this is translated from the coding sequence ATGGTTAATATAGGCGTAATCGGTGCAGCCGGAAGAATGGGGAGAAGGATAATAGCCCTTAGCAGTGAAGACGCTAATGCCAACGTCACAGCTGCCTACGAATATTCAGAGTCCGAGTTTTTGGGACAGGATTCAGGGACTTTGGCAGGGATAGGGGAAACAGGTATAAAAATTGAATCTGATATAGAAAACGCAAAAAATAAATGTGATGTATTAATAGATTTTACAGGTGCAAAACCAACAATGAGCAATCTTGAAAAATACAGGGTAGCAAATATACCGCTTGTCATCGGCAGTACAGGTTTTGAGCCGAATGAAATCGAAAGGATAAAAGAGCTCGGCAAACAAATCCCTGTTGTATTTGCTCCAAACATGAGTCTTGGTGTCAATCTTACATTTAAAATCTTAGAAATGGTTTCAAAGGCCATAGGTGACATATATGATATTGAGATAATCGAATCTCATCATAGACTTAAAAAAGATGCTCCAAGCGGGACAGCCATGAAAATGGCAGAGGTAATTGCTAATACACTCAAAAGGGACCTTGATAAAGATGCAGTCTACTGCAGAAGAGGACTCATTGGGGAAAGGACTGACAAAGAGATAGGGATTCAAACTATTAGAGCCGGCGATATCGTTGGAGAACATACTGTAATGTTTTGTGGACAAGGGGAAAGGATAGAAATTACCCATAAGGCTCACACAAGGGATACTTTTGCAAAAGGTGCTATAACTGCAGCAAAGTGGTTAAAAGGGAAAAGCCCTGCTCTTTATAGTATGTTTGATGTGTTGGGATTGTAA
- a CDS encoding chemotaxis protein CheB — protein MSNKIKIFIVDDSAYIRNFLKSNLKDEFDIVGEAKDGIEALKKVYTLNPDLVILDLMMPKMSGDMVAKAIMSNKPLPIIMLTSLSDSEIKKSFNLLESTVVEIVKKPIELDSNFVNNLTKKIKICKNLKINKVSESLSQYVTMPNNITLKKNYALTIGVSTGGPKTLRNLIPFLTSIENLPIFLIQHIDLEFEKGYSEWIQEFSQKEVILLSKKTVLEDKLYLCSGKFNLDLTNNSNRLYIELLQAEPNQLYFPCIDKIVTNVAYRLKDRLIHLQLTGLGNDGQEGALTAKKLGATIICQKPESAIASSMPKAVADFADYILELHEIKEKILNILSGQ, from the coding sequence ATGAGTAATAAAATTAAGATATTTATTGTAGATGATTCCGCATATATCAGAAACTTTTTAAAATCAAATCTTAAAGATGAATTTGACATTGTAGGTGAAGCAAAAGACGGCATTGAAGCGTTAAAGAAGGTTTATACCCTAAACCCTGACCTTGTTATTCTTGACCTTATGATGCCCAAAATGAGTGGAGATATGGTAGCAAAAGCGATTATGTCCAATAAACCGCTACCAATAATAATGCTAACATCCCTTTCTGACTCTGAAATAAAAAAATCTTTTAACCTTCTAGAAAGTACCGTGGTCGAAATAGTCAAAAAGCCTATAGAGCTTGATAGCAACTTCGTTAATAACCTGACAAAAAAGATAAAAATATGTAAAAATCTTAAAATAAATAAGGTGAGCGAGTCCCTCTCTCAGTATGTTACAATGCCCAATAACATCACCCTTAAAAAAAATTATGCTTTAACAATAGGTGTTTCAACAGGTGGTCCAAAAACATTGAGAAATTTAATACCATTTTTAACCTCTATAGAAAATCTTCCGATTTTTTTGATTCAACACATAGACTTAGAATTTGAAAAAGGGTATTCTGAGTGGATTCAAGAGTTTTCACAAAAAGAGGTTATATTATTATCAAAAAAAACTGTTTTGGAAGATAAATTATATTTATGCTCAGGTAAATTTAATTTGGATCTAACAAATAATTCAAACAGGCTCTATATTGAGCTCTTACAGGCTGAGCCAAATCAGCTTTATTTCCCTTGTATTGACAAAATAGTTACAAATGTTGCCTATAGACTTAAGGATAGGCTGATACATCTTCAACTTACGGGGCTTGGAAATGACGGCCAAGAGGGTGCTTTAACAGCCAAAAAACTTGGGGCTACAATTATTTGTCAGAAACCCGAATCGGCAATTGCAAGCTCAATGCCTAAAGCGGTAGCTGATTTTGCTGATTACATTTTGGAACTGCATGAAATAAAAGAAAAAATTTTAAATATTCTGAGTGGACAATGA
- the ilvD gene encoding dihydroxy-acid dehydratase, with translation MPRYRSYTSTQGRNMAGARALWRATGTREEDFNKPIIAIVNSYTEFVPGHVHLKHIGDIVAEAIKEAGGVPKEMNTIAIDDGIAMGHDGMLYSLPSRELIADSVEYMLNAHCVDAMVCISNCDKITPGMMMAAMRLNIPAIFVSGGPMEAGKAELRGKLKKMDLVDAMVAAVNSEVTDDESIIMERSACPTCGSCSGMFTANSMNCLAEALGLAFPGNGTIVATHKRRKDLFVNAGKRIVELTKDYYENDDESVLPRSIANFKAFENAMSLDIAMGGSTNTVLHLLAIAYEAGVNFTMADIDRLSRKVPHLCKVAPSTDKYHMEDVHRAGGIMGILGELDRAGLLHTDVKTVHSKSLKDALNKWDIMNNDPEAVKFYSAAPGNVATLEPFSQDNYWEVDTDRANGCIRSKENAYSQDGGLAVLYGNLAEDGCIVKTAGVDASILTFTGKARVYESQEAAVDAILSDKINPGDVVVIRYEGPKGGPGMQEMLYPTSYLKSKGLGKVCALITDGRFSGGTSGLSIGHVSPEAAEGGNIALINDGDTIKIDIPNRKISIEISDKELNRRREEVAKRGFKPLNRKRNVSKALWAYSIFTTSAAKGAVRDISKYE, from the coding sequence ATGCCAAGATACAGATCTTACACTTCAACTCAGGGAAGAAATATGGCTGGAGCAAGAGCTCTTTGGCGTGCGACCGGTACAAGAGAGGAAGATTTTAATAAACCTATCATTGCTATTGTCAATTCTTATACGGAGTTTGTGCCAGGTCACGTGCATTTGAAACATATCGGCGATATTGTAGCTGAGGCTATTAAAGAGGCAGGGGGTGTCCCTAAAGAGATGAATACAATCGCAATAGATGACGGGATTGCAATGGGGCATGACGGTATGCTTTACAGTCTCCCTTCAAGGGAGCTTATTGCGGATTCGGTAGAGTATATGCTTAATGCACACTGCGTTGATGCAATGGTGTGTATTTCTAATTGCGATAAAATTACTCCGGGGATGATGATGGCTGCTATGAGGCTAAATATCCCTGCAATATTTGTTTCCGGGGGTCCTATGGAAGCTGGCAAAGCTGAGCTTCGAGGAAAATTGAAAAAGATGGATTTGGTAGATGCCATGGTTGCAGCGGTAAACAGTGAAGTGACAGATGACGAGTCGATTATAATGGAACGTTCGGCATGCCCGACTTGCGGCTCTTGCTCCGGGATGTTTACTGCAAACTCCATGAATTGCTTGGCTGAGGCTCTGGGGCTTGCTTTTCCTGGCAACGGCACAATTGTTGCGACACATAAAAGAAGAAAAGATTTATTTGTAAATGCTGGCAAAAGGATAGTTGAACTGACTAAAGATTATTATGAAAATGATGACGAATCAGTGTTACCAAGATCTATTGCCAATTTTAAGGCTTTTGAAAATGCGATGAGTCTTGATATCGCCATGGGTGGGTCAACAAATACGGTATTGCACCTTTTGGCAATAGCTTATGAAGCCGGAGTGAATTTTACAATGGCAGATATTGACAGGCTTTCCAGAAAGGTTCCCCACTTATGTAAAGTTGCTCCTTCAACTGACAAATACCATATGGAAGATGTTCACAGAGCCGGCGGAATTATGGGAATTTTGGGCGAACTTGACAGGGCAGGTCTGCTTCATACGGATGTTAAGACAGTCCATTCCAAAAGTCTAAAAGATGCACTAAATAAATGGGACATTATGAACAATGATCCTGAGGCTGTTAAGTTTTACAGTGCAGCCCCGGGGAATGTGGCTACATTAGAGCCTTTTTCTCAAGACAATTATTGGGAAGTTGATACTGACAGAGCAAACGGATGTATTAGAAGTAAAGAAAACGCCTACAGTCAAGATGGTGGTCTTGCTGTACTTTATGGAAATTTGGCTGAAGACGGGTGTATAGTTAAGACTGCCGGAGTTGATGCAAGTATATTGACTTTTACAGGTAAGGCGAGAGTATATGAAAGTCAGGAAGCTGCTGTAGATGCAATTTTATCTGACAAAATTAATCCAGGAGACGTGGTCGTTATAAGATACGAGGGTCCAAAAGGTGGTCCGGGTATGCAGGAGATGCTTTATCCTACAAGCTACTTAAAGTCTAAAGGGCTTGGAAAAGTATGCGCACTTATTACAGATGGCAGATTTTCAGGTGGCACATCGGGGCTTTCTATAGGTCATGTTTCCCCTGAAGCGGCAGAAGGCGGGAATATTGCACTTATTAATGACGGGGATACTATAAAGATTGATATACCAAATAGAAAAATTTCAATAGAAATTTCTGACAAAGAGCTGAACAGAAGAAGGGAAGAGGTGGCAAAAAGAGGCTTTAAGCCTTTAAACAGGAAGAGAAATGTTTCCAAAGCCTTATGGGCTTATTCGATATTTACTACGAGTGCCGCTAAAGGTGCGGTGAGAGATATTTCAAAATATGAATAA
- a CDS encoding response regulator — MIENNKLRELFVDEVLYHIRQARDFLNKSFESPKDSSEVFKIVKVFHTIKGSAGIMGLEKFADILHTCETFFQAINKAGYTPETKIKAIKIIDEIETLISNFPDKFDQHLKNLENIVSSKTKDEAPIDKSEENIKKDEIKTSGIKINTDIVAQLRQLAQEVTQIVEYSFSPVSNKEKKKYKDKVSELFQHIENITLVSLEELTPKIKNIAHYTATKLNKDIYIDINFNKVGVDKRFFSIVEEALIHLVRNSISHGIESPEVRKEKGKSDKGSIIVTASSHGSKIKITVEDDGQGINIDAITKKAIEQNILTENEAKTASTNMLINLIFRPNFSTAEAIDNISGRGIGLDIVKERVEAVGGLIKVSTSNKGSKFILEMPVSFNIMYCGILSTKGAKVAIPLYLIDRFISIKEHMLIRDNSSNRIIYNEKEYEHISISNFFATESEYDAIGVIVMGKETVLSFEKYEGEKLFYVKQLTGVITSVPNIIGFAVDDTFRPIAIINPLTISSSNLYPINSTVENQKFMKSKKHTALVADDNNLIKEMISDFLKEENIDVDTAQNGAEALKLFKNNNYDIIITDIEMPEMDGISLLKEVRSGNKVVPVIILSSKGDENDIKLALKNGANGYFVKKFFTRENFIKKVKSLL, encoded by the coding sequence ATGATAGAAAATAACAAACTAAGAGAATTATTTGTTGATGAAGTTTTGTACCATATACGTCAAGCCCGTGACTTTTTAAATAAATCTTTTGAGTCACCTAAAGACAGCTCTGAAGTTTTTAAAATTGTCAAAGTATTTCACACGATTAAGGGCTCAGCAGGGATAATGGGGCTTGAAAAATTTGCAGATATACTACACACTTGTGAAACATTTTTTCAAGCAATAAATAAGGCAGGTTACACACCTGAAACAAAAATAAAAGCTATTAAGATTATCGACGAGATAGAAACCCTTATTTCAAATTTCCCTGACAAGTTTGACCAACATCTTAAAAATCTTGAAAACATAGTCTCATCAAAAACCAAGGATGAAGCACCCATTGACAAGTCGGAAGAAAATATCAAAAAAGATGAAATTAAAACATCGGGAATAAAAATAAACACGGATATAGTTGCACAATTAAGACAGCTTGCCCAAGAAGTAACTCAAATAGTTGAATACAGTTTTAGCCCTGTTAGTAATAAAGAGAAGAAAAAATATAAAGACAAGGTTTCTGAACTTTTTCAACATATCGAAAATATTACGCTTGTAAGTCTTGAAGAGCTCACACCTAAAATAAAAAATATTGCCCATTACACCGCAACAAAGCTCAATAAAGATATATATATAGATATAAATTTTAACAAAGTAGGTGTAGATAAAAGATTTTTTAGTATTGTTGAAGAAGCCCTGATACACCTTGTCAGAAATTCTATATCTCATGGAATCGAATCACCAGAAGTTAGAAAGGAAAAAGGGAAAAGTGATAAGGGGAGCATAATTGTCACTGCAAGCAGTCATGGGAGCAAAATAAAAATTACGGTAGAAGATGACGGACAAGGTATTAATATTGATGCTATTACAAAAAAAGCCATAGAGCAAAATATACTAACTGAAAATGAAGCAAAGACCGCTTCTACTAATATGTTGATTAACCTAATTTTCAGACCTAATTTTTCCACAGCAGAGGCAATTGACAATATTAGTGGCAGAGGTATCGGTCTTGATATTGTAAAAGAAAGGGTAGAAGCAGTAGGCGGCCTTATAAAAGTATCCACTTCAAACAAAGGGTCAAAATTCATTCTGGAAATGCCCGTCTCATTCAATATTATGTATTGTGGCATTCTATCTACAAAAGGTGCAAAAGTCGCAATTCCTCTTTATCTAATAGACAGATTTATCTCTATTAAAGAACATATGTTAATTAGAGATAATAGCTCAAATAGGATAATCTATAACGAAAAAGAATATGAACACATAAGTATTTCTAACTTCTTTGCTACAGAATCAGAATATGATGCCATTGGTGTAATAGTAATGGGAAAAGAAACGGTATTGTCTTTTGAAAAGTATGAAGGTGAAAAATTATTTTACGTCAAACAGTTAACAGGGGTGATAACATCAGTGCCAAACATAATAGGCTTTGCAGTCGATGATACTTTTAGGCCTATTGCCATAATTAACCCCCTCACCATATCAAGCTCAAACCTATACCCAATTAATAGCACAGTTGAAAATCAAAAATTTATGAAATCAAAAAAACACACCGCTTTGGTAGCTGATGACAATAACCTTATAAAAGAAATGATTTCAGACTTTTTAAAAGAGGAAAATATAGACGTCGATACAGCTCAAAATGGTGCAGAAGCGCTTAAGCTGTTTAAGAATAATAATTATGATATAATAATAACGGACATAGAAATGCCTGAAATGGATGGTATATCCCTTTTAAAAGAGGTTAGAAGTGGCAATAAGGTTGTCCCGGTGATAATACTCAGCTCAAAAGGGGATGAAAACGATATAAAACTTGCACTAAAAAATGGAGCAAACGGATATTTTGTAAAGAAATTTTTCACAAGGGAAAATTTCATTAAAAAGGTAAAATCATTATTATGA